From one Methanobrevibacter ruminantium genomic stretch:
- a CDS encoding cation:proton antiporter subunit C — translation MMDIQLASLFASGAFIIIGLFAAIFIDNLIKKIIGIAFIEEGVNLFLICLGFKAGGVVPIFLPGMTADWFAANAAYPLPQALVLTSIVIGASTLAVMLALAMVLYRKHGTLSVSEMMGDEK, via the coding sequence ATGATGGATATTCAATTGGCTTCTTTATTCGCTTCTGGCGCATTTATAATTATTGGACTATTTGCAGCAATCTTCATTGATAATCTTATTAAGAAAATCATTGGTATTGCTTTTATTGAGGAAGGTGTAAACCTATTCCTGATCTGCTTAGGATTTAAAGCAGGTGGAGTCGTGCCTATCTTCTTGCCAGGCATGACTGCAGACTGGTTTGCAGCAAATGCAGCATATCCTTTGCCTCAAGCATTAGTTCTTACAAGTATTGTAATTGGTGCAAGTACTTTAGCAGTGATGTTGGCTTTAGCTATGGTTTTATACAGAAAGCATGGAACCTTAAGCGTATCTGAAATGATGGGGGATGAAAAATGA
- a CDS encoding DUF4040 domain-containing protein, with protein sequence MIEYIVIFVAVLSAIIALLQNDLLKAAILTGISGFCVAFLFQILLAPDVALTQAIVEGAIVPVFIALAVLKTRREEA encoded by the coding sequence ATGATTGAATATATAGTTATTTTTGTTGCAGTTTTAAGCGCTATTATCGCACTTTTACAAAATGACTTGCTTAAGGCAGCTATTTTAACTGGCATTTCTGGTTTTTGTGTAGCGTTCTTATTCCAGATCTTGCTTGCTCCTGATGTAGCTTTAACTCAAGCTATTGTAGAAGGGGCTATTGTGCCAGTATTTATCGCATTGGCTGTTTTAAAAACTAGAAGGGAGGAGGCATAG
- a CDS encoding cation:proton antiporter has product MMFGIDPGIINMIQSILLVISALLILIAVVGVLRIDRNLDNVVYARIHILGIVDIAGIIAFLALGQPLFALIYLFLAPLLAHALANAYFHSEDTLNNPVLNPNLEETSAEEEDEDETDLVDEVLLEDNLDMSDDSSIDENLDEKSEDDGND; this is encoded by the coding sequence ATGATGTTTGGAATTGATCCTGGTATAATCAATATGATTCAATCAATCTTGCTTGTCATTTCTGCACTTCTGATATTGATTGCAGTAGTAGGTGTTTTAAGAATTGATAGAAACTTAGATAATGTAGTCTACGCTAGAATTCATATTTTAGGTATTGTTGATATTGCAGGAATAATTGCATTCCTTGCTTTAGGTCAACCTTTATTTGCCCTTATTTATTTATTCCTAGCGCCATTATTGGCTCATGCATTAGCTAATGCTTATTTCCATAGTGAAGATACTCTTAATAATCCAGTACTTAATCCAAATCTTGAGGAAACTTCTGCTGAGGAAGAAGATGAAGATGAAACCGATTTGGTTGATGAAGTTCTTCTTGAAGATAATTTGGATATGAGTGATGATTCAAGTATTGATGAGAATTTAGATGAAAAAAGTGAGGATGATGGCAATGATTGA
- a CDS encoding monovalent cation/H+ antiporter complex subunit F, giving the protein MDILLISECFLIVALIVFLIATLRIITYKSTSMGLIGTSSFTLALTLLLITVGTIFNIGFFKDIALALLLLGIVGTIAYAAVMRRA; this is encoded by the coding sequence TATTGATTTCTGAGTGTTTTTTAATAGTTGCATTGATTGTATTTCTAATTGCAACATTGAGGATTATTACATATAAATCTACATCTATGGGACTTATAGGTACTTCTTCATTTACTTTAGCACTTACTTTGCTACTTATAACAGTCGGTACAATATTTAATATAGGATTTTTCAAGGATATTGCTCTAGCATTGCTTCTATTAGGTATTGTTGGAACAATAGCTTATGCAGCAGTTATGAGGAGGGCATAA